The following proteins come from a genomic window of Anopheles ziemanni chromosome 3, idAnoZiCoDA_A2_x.2, whole genome shotgun sequence:
- the LOC131286513 gene encoding histone H2B, with translation MAPKTSGKAAKKSGKAQKNISKSDKKKKRKTRKESYAIYIYKVLKQVHPDTGISSKAMSIMNSFVNDIFERIAAEASRLAHYNKRSTITSREIQTAVRLLLPGELAKHAVSEGTKAVTKYTSSK, from the coding sequence atggcaccgaaaaccaGCGGAAAGGCAGCGAAGAAGTCTGGCAAGGCCCAGAAAAATATCTCCAAGtcggacaagaagaagaagcgcaagACCCGCAAGGAAAGCTACGCCATCTACATCTACAAGGTGCTGAAGCAAGTCCATCCGGACACTGGCATCTCGTCGAAGGCGATGAGCATCATGAACAGCTTCGTGAACGACATCTTCGAGCGCATCGCCGCCGAAGCGTCCCGCCTGGCGCACTACAACAAGCGTTCGACGATCACGTCACGCGAAATCCAGACCGCCGTCCGTCTGCTGCTTCCTGGTGAGCTGGCCAAGCACGCCGTGTCCGAGGGCACGAAGGCCGTCACCAAGTACACCAGCTCGAAGTAA
- the LOC131286241 gene encoding histone H4, whose protein sequence is MTGRGKGGKGLGKGGAKRHRKVLRDNIQGITKPAIRRLARRGGVKRISGLIYEETRGVLKVFLENVIRDAVTYTEHAKRKTVTAMDVVYALKRQGRTLYGFGG, encoded by the coding sequence atgacCGGCCGTGGAAAAGGAGGCAAGGGACTGGGCAAAGGAGGTGCCAAGCGTCATCGCAAAGTGCTGCGTGATAACATCCAGGGAATCACGAAACCGGCCATCCGCCGTCTGGCTCGCCGTGGCGGTGTGAAGCGTATTTCCGGCCTGATCTACGAAGAAACTCGCGGTGTGCTGAAAGTGTTCCTCGAGAACGTGATCCGTGATGCCGTGACGTACACCGAGCACGCCAAGCGCAAGACCGTCACCGCCATGGACGTCGTGTACGCCCTGAAACGCCAGGGACGCACCCTGTACGGTTTCGGAGGTTAA
- the LOC131285165 gene encoding uncharacterized protein LOC131285165, whose translation MARTKQTARKSTGGKAPRKQLATKAARKSAPATGGVKKPHRYRPGTVALREIRRYQKSTELLIRKLPFQRLVREIAQDFKTDLRFQSSAVMALQEASEAYLVGLFEDTNLCAIHAKRVTIMPKDIQLARRIRGERGGKVKGKAKSRSNRAGLQFPVGRIHRLLRKGNYAERVGAGAPVYLAAVMEYLAAEVLELAGNAARDNKKTRIIPRHLQLAIRNDEELNKLLSGVTIAQGGVLPNIQAVLLPKKTEKKGASLAFQGVHDVHGGDGLALGVLGVRHGITDHVLEEHFQHTASFFVDQAGNTLHTATASQTADGRFRDSLDVITQHFAMTLGTSFAQSLASFSTAASTTSTTMARTKQTARKSTGGKAPRKQLATKAARKSAPATGGVKKPHRYRPGTVALREIRRYQKSTELLIRKLPFQRLVREIAQDFKTDLRFQSSAVMALQEASEAYLVGLFEDTNLCAIHAKRVTIMPKDIQLARRIRGERA comes from the exons ATGGCACGTACCAAGCAAACTGCCCGTAAGTCCACCGGAGGAAAGGCACCGCGCAAGCAGCTGGCCACCAAGGCGGCCCGCAAGAGTGCTCCGGCTACCGGAGGAGTGAAGAAGCCGCATCGCTACCGGCCGGGAACGGTGGCTCTGCGTGAAATCCGTCGCTACCAGAAGTCGACCGAGCTGCTGATCCGCAAGTTGCCCTTCCAGCGATTGGTGCGTGAAATCGCACAGGACTTCAAGACGGATCTGCGTTTCCAGAGCTCGGCCGTGATGGCGCTGCAGGAAGCGAGTGAAGCGTATTTGGTCGGTCTGTTCGAGGACACGAATCTGTGTGCCATCCATGCGAAGCGCGTCACCATCATGCCGAAAGACATCCAGCTCGCTCGCCGTATCCGTGGTGAACGT GGTGGTAAAGTGAAGGGAAAGGCAAAGTCCCGCTCGAATCGTGCCGGTCTGCAGTTCCCGGTCGGCCGTATTCATCGTCTGCTGCGCAAGGGTAACTATGCCGAGCGCGTCGGTGCCGGCGCACCGGTGTATCTGGCGGCCGTGATGGAGTATCTGGCCGCGGAAGTGCTCGAGTTGGCCGGTAACGCCGCCCGTGACAACAAGAAGACGCGCATCATCCCGCGCCATCTGCAGCTGGCCATCCGTAACGACGAAGAGTTgaacaagctgctttccggTGTGACCATCGCCCAAGGTGGTGTGCTGCCCAACATTCAGGCCGTGCTGTTGCCGAAGAAGACGGAAAAGAAG GGTGCGTCCCTGGCGTTTCAGGGCGTACACGACGTCCATGGCGGTGACGGTCTTGCGCTTGGCGTGCTCGGTGTACGTCACGGCATCACGGATCACGTTCTCGAGGAACACTTTCAGCACACCGCGAGTTTCTTCGTAGATCAGGCCGGAAATACGCTTCACACCGCCACGGCGAGCCAGACGGCGGATGGCCGGTTTCGTGATTCCCTGGATGTTATCACGCAGCACTTTGCGATGACGCTTGGCACCTCCTTTGCCCAGTCCCTTGCCTCCTTTTCCACGGCCG catcaacaacatcaactacGATGGCACGTACCAAGCAAACTGCCCGTAAGTCCACCGGAGGAAAGGCACCGCGCAAGCAGCTGGCCACCAAGGCGGCCCGCAAGAGTGCTCCGGCTACCGGAGGAGTGAAGAAGCCGCATCGCTACCGGCCGGGAACGGTGGCTCTGCGTGAAATCCGTCGCTACCAGAAGTCGACCGAGCTGCTGATCCGCAAGTTGCCCTTCCAGCGATTGGTGCGTGAAATCGCACAGGACTTCAAGACGGATCTGCGTTTCCAGAGCTCGGCCGTGATGGCGCTGCAGGAAGCGAGTGAAGCGTATTTGGTCGGTCTGTTCGAGGACACGAATCTGTGTGCCATCCATGCGAAGCGCGTCACCATCATGCCGAAAGACATCCAGCTTGCTCGCCGTATCCGTGGTGAACGTGCCTAA
- the LOC131286239 gene encoding histone H2A, translated as MSGRGKGGKVKGKAKSRSNRAGLQFPVGRIHRLLRKGNYAERVGAGAPVYLAAVMEYLAAEVLELAGNAARDNKKTRIIPRHLQLAIRNDEELNKLLSGVTIAQGGVLPNIQAVLLPKKTEKKA; from the coding sequence atgtcTGGACGCGGCAAGGGTGGTAAAGTGAAGGGAAAGGCAAAGTCCCGCTCGAATCGTGCCGGTCTGCAGTTCCCGGTCGGCCGTATTCATCGTCTGCTGCGCAAGGGTAACTATGCCGAGCGCGTCGGTGCCGGCGCACCGGTGTATCTGGCGGCCGTGATGGAGTATCTGGCCGCGGAAGTGCTCGAGTTGGCCGGTAACGCCGCCCGTGACAACAAGAAGACGCGCATCATCCCGCGCCATCTGCAGCTGGCCATCCGTAACGACGAAGAGTTgaacaagctgctttccggTGTGACCATCGCCCAAGGTGGTGTGCTGCCCAACATTCAGGCCGTGCTGTTGCCGAAGAAGACGGAAAAGAAGGCATAA